In a single window of the Debaryomyces hansenii CBS767 chromosome A complete sequence genome:
- a CDS encoding DEHA2A08140p (similar to uniprot|P47186 Saccharomyces cerevisiae YJR160C MPH3 Alpha-glucoside permease and similar to uniprot|P47186 Saccharomyces cerevisiae YDL247W MPH2 Alpha-glucoside permease) gives MSAQHVEDIDKPGVVIEVNPLNKNMTDDSMAHEAQDFMDKFLDMSENAKDNDRKEKYMPLKEGLKTFPKAAMWSVILSTALIMEGYDTNLLNSLYAFPDFAKKFGEYSESDGSYQIPAKWQTSLSMCVNVGEIIGLFIAGIIADRIGYRKTLIGALMLTTGFIFIVFFAVNVEMLLAGELLLGLPWGAFQTLTVSYASEVCPTTLRVYLTTYVNVCWVFGQLISSGILRGLVSSDIEDVYRIPFAVQWVWPIPIAIGIYLAPESPWWLARKNRIQEAKHSIKRLLTVNEHLPDKEILAEAMVQKIQMTLKEEALTNNGESFLDCFKGQDLRRTRIAAIVWVSQNLTGSSLMGYSTYFYQQAGLGQNMSFTFSIIQYCFGIVGTLGSWLLSQKAGRFTIYFYGLCSLFCILFVVGCLGINPTESSSWGVGSLLLVYTFVYDLTIGPLCYCIVAEIPSTKLRTKTIIIARNAYNIAGIVVAIITPYMLNPTAWNWKAKTGFFWSGFAFFAAIWCWFDLPETKGKTFAELDQLFENKVKARQFKKTEVEVFNTDELIERLGEDGIKDLVVTDASKDEFSEKV, from the coding sequence ATGAGTGCACAACATGTCGAGGATATTGACAAGCCTGGAGTGGTGATTGAGGTGAATCCGCTTAACAAGAATATGACAGACGATTCGATGGCACATGAGGCACAGGACTTTATGGATAAGTTCTTAGATATGTCGGAAAACGCAAAAGATAACGATAGAAAGGAGAAATATATGCCGTTGAAAGAAGGCCTAAAGACGTTTCCAAAGGCTGCAATGTGGTCGGTTATTTTAAGTACTGCTTTAATTATGGAAGGATATGATACCAATCTTTTGAACTCATTATACGCATTTCCAGATTTCGCCAAAAAGTTTGGAGAGTACAGTGAATCCGATGGACTGTATCAGATACCTGCTAAATGGCAAACTTCTTTGAGTATGTGTGTAAACGTTGGTGAAATTAttggattatttattgCAGGTATTATTGCCGATAGGATTGGGTACAGAAAGACACTTATTGGTGCTTTGATGCTTACTACTGGGTTTATATTTATCGTGTTCTTTGCTGTTAATGTTGAAATGTTATTAGCTGGTGAGCTATTATTGGGTCTTCCTTGGGGGGCATTCCAGACGCTAACAGTTTCGTATGCTTCTGAAGTTTGCCCCACCACTCTACGGGTATATTTGACAACTTACGTTAACGTTTGCTGGGTTTTTGGgcaattgatttcatcaGGTATCCTTCGTGGACTTGTTTCAAGCGATATAGAAGATGTTTACCGTATTCCATTTGCTGTCCAATGGGTTTGGCCTATTCCGATTGCTATAGGTATCTATTTGGCTCCCGAATCTCCATGGTGGTTGGCAAGAAAGAATAGAATTCAAGAGGCTAAACATTCAATCAAAAGATTACTCACAGTAAACGAACATTTACCAGATAAAGAAATCTTGGCTGAAGCAATGGTGcaaaaaatacaaatgactttgaaagaagaagccCTTACAAATAATGGAGAATCATTCTTAGATTGTTTTAAGGGTCAAGATCTTCGTAGAACCAGAATTGCTGCCATCGTATGGGTCAGTCAAAACTTAACTGGTTCCTCGTTAATGGGATATTCAACTTATTTTTACCAACAAGCTGGCCTTGGACAGAATATGTCCTTCACTTTTTCAATCATTCAATACTGCTTTGGTATAGTCGGTACTCTTGGTTCATGGTTGCTTTCTCAAAAAGCTGGTAGATTTACAATTTATTTCTACGGGCTCTGCTCTTTGTTTTGCATCTTATTTGTTGTTGGATGTCTTGGTATCAACCCAACAGAGTCCTCATCCTGGGGCGTTGGAAGTTTATTATTGGTATACACTTTTGTCTATGACCTCACTATCGGGCCACTTTGTTATTGTATCGTTGCTGAAATTCCTTCAACAAAACTTCGTACCAAAACGATTATTATTGCTAGAAATGCGTATAATATTGCCGGAATTGTCGTTGCAATTATCACTCCATACATGTTAAACCCAACTGCTTGGAACTGGAAAGCCAAGACTGGATTCTTTTGGTCAGGATTTGCATTTTTTGCAGCAATTTGGTGTTGGTTTGATTTACCAGAAACCAAGGGTAAAACTTTTGCTGAATTGgatcaattatttgaaaataaagttaAGGCTAGacaattcaagaaaacaGAAGTTGAGGTCTTTAATACAGACGAGCTTATTGAAAGGTTAGGAGAAGATGGTATCAAAGATCTTGTAGTTACTGATGCCTCTAAAGATGAATTCTCAGAAAAagtttga
- a CDS encoding DEHA2A08162p (weakly similar to CA5555|CaSUC1 Candida albicans SUC1): MISPKHNYIEEDLGALDFNGILLRPCDGCALRKVRCNRQKPCSQCIKHNVSCTSKRIKKKCGPKQIHKKTKETIQRLNLENGVEPGLQATATKTSDTKIFTVDKLLPYLQIYQTWYYGAWPVLSVAHMVAKMVQDEGKDQSEMNTEIDAAYVLACSVCADIATQLTFLSDTLHVRDLPTGVEAKDFADEALRIRSRINYRLNPNIDTLLSSFFLYDYYVNVKDYKSVAITYLRETLTFAQILGLHNPKTYFNQTPATVHRMKKIYYMLMITERFLCIEENIPVLLTPSIPFPALEDEEYPEILSGFTELVRIFSIPDKSFFDKLAEESSNSSNLKLFQKSLFQLSNPPTQNWIVNVQNNLQNVSISPLIPDTQKLNIILSQHWMRALGWHIANQNELLIRDSDENHCLNPQFPLRIAKDFLKSTENLSSFAFESNGSGVCVKLLEIANALADSVSDSTVYKYDAYNSYDALGAIFQLVGKFKRDILLPVDLYNKIDTIISDKTIAKFPAAYITEVDDEASSRIASSNSSNENNSSDNVSEIVNDLPQTNNATNKLFSPYTQMTMGIGLSPGTILPTLSSSNLAALQLQYHQQPNNIPFYDQHQEHKQQETHHYELPLLDLDRNVMSGSNVYVKDPKIRFDSGIDFDDLYNL; the protein is encoded by the coding sequence ATGATTTCACCCAAACATAACTACATAGAAGAAGACTTGGGAGCTTTAGATTTTAATGGGATACTTTTACGTCCTTGTGATGGTTGTGCATTAAGGAAAGTACGTTGTAATCGCCAGAAACCTTGTTCGCAATGTATTAAGCACAATGTCTCCTGTACTAGCAAGagaatcaagaagaaatgtGGGCCGAAACAAATTCATAAGAAGACAAAGGAGACGATTCAGCGGTTAAATTTGGAGAATGGTGTAGAACCGGGGCTTCAGGCTACAGCGACCAAAACATCAGATACTAAAATATTCACGgtagataaattattaccaTATCTTCAGATTTATCAGACTTGGTATTACGGCGCATGGCCGGTATTATCAGTTGCACACATGGTGGCTAAAATGGTTCAAGACGAGGGCAAAGATCAATCAGAAATGAATACAGAAATTGATGCGGCATATGTATTGGCTTGTTCTGTGTGTGCTGATATTGCTACTCAACTAACGTTTTTATCGGATACTCTTCATGTTAGAGACCTACCTACAGGAGTAGAAGCTAAAGACTTTGCGGATGAAGCATTGAGAATCCGCTCTCGTATTAATTACAGGCTCAACCCCAACATAGACACGCTTCTATCGTCCTTTTTTCTTTACGATTACTACGTGAATGTTAAGGATTATAAATCTGTTGCTATTACGTACTTGAGGGAGACTTTGACGTTTGCACAAATTCTCGGACTCCATAACCCTAAAACATACTTCAACCAGACTCCAGCTACTGTTCATAGGATGAAAAAGATCTACTACATGTTAATGATAACAGAGAGGTTTTTATGTATTGAGGAAAATATCCCTGTTCTACTCACTCCATCTATTCCGTTTCCCGCGttggaagatgaagagTATCCAGAAATCCTAAGTGGTTTTACAGAACTTGTTAGAATATTTTCCATACCTGATAAATCCTTTTTTGACAAATTAGCAGAAGAAAGCTCAAACTCGTCAAATCTCAAGCtatttcaaaaatctttatttcaattaagCAACCCACCAACTCAAAATTGGATAGTAAATGTACAGaataatttacaaaatgTATCTATTTCTCCGTTGATTCCAGATACccaaaaattgaatattatacTATCGCAGCATTGGATGAGAGCTTTAGGCTGGCACATAGCTAATCAAAATGAACTTTTAATTAGGGACTCAGATGAGAATCACTGTCTAAACCCTCAATTCCCATTACGTATTGCTAAAGATTTTTTAAAGTCAACTGAGAATTTGTCCCTGTTTGCATTTGAGTCAAATGGATCTGGCGTCTGTGTTAAATTACTCGAAATTGCCAATGCATTAGCAGACTCTGTTTCGGATTCAACAGTCTATAAATATGACGCTTATAATTCCTATGATGCATTAGGGgcaatatttcaattggtGGGAAAATTCAAGAGGGATATTTTATTGCCAGTCGATTTATACAATAAGATCGATACAATTATAAGTGATAAAACTATAGCAAAATTCCCGGCAGCTTACATAACTGAGGTTGATGATGAAGCTTCTTCTAGAATAGCATCGTCCAATAGTAGTAATGAGAATAATAGCAGTGATAATGTTAGTGAAATTGTTAATGATCTACCTCAGACGAACAACGCAACCAATAAGCTATTTTCTCCTTACACACAAATGACTATGGGAATTGGGTTATCTCCAGGTACCATACTTCCGACGTTAAGTTCCTCGAATCTTGCAGCTTTACAATtacaatatcatcaacaacCAAATAATATACCTTTCTATGATCAACATCAAGAACATAAGCAACAGGAGACTCACCATTATGAATTGCCTTTATTAGATTTAGATAGAAACGTTATGTCCGGATCAAACGTTTATGTGAAAGACCCAAAAATAAGATTTGACTCAggaattgattttgatgatcTATATAatctataa
- a CDS encoding DEHA2A08206p (no similarity): MDDLLNQKNQDIVLLAPGNSVNLEVPTINIDTNQENNGINESNVEEANVYLSRLKLNNAPGEEQRQGEIYLTKLKQQAAENKIGTNLHHQRLRDSTIEVRENVDHINQYLFLDENGQPQDADNTTFDFGNPALNQMYSLIRRDLNALTNRMDRKFSGVDRKFRGMDRKFSEMKRLIMSQENRSQNKLLASGGDTDSPNAYLPICNDRGQHPTDCGLEPLTSLDQINRMNGILTDQYLSFYHLGTTRLVSEKKARLMEYIGIHERIVVNSVRGAPPV, encoded by the coding sequence ATGGATGACTTattgaatcaaaaaaaCCAGGATATTGTTTTACTCGCTCCAGGAAATTCTGTTAATCTAGAGGTTCCCACTATCAACATTGATACGAACCAAGAGAATAATGgtattaatgaatcaaatgtCGAAGAGGCAAATGTTTATCTCTCACGGTTGAAACTCAATAATGCGCCTGGGGAAGAACAACGTCAAGGAGAAATATACTTAACAAAGTTGAAGCAGCAGGCTGCGGAGAACAAAATCGGGACTAATCTACACCACCAAAGGTTAAGGGATTCTACAATTGAAGTGAGAGAGAATGTTGACCATATTAATCAGTATCTTTTCCTTGATGAAAATGGACAACCACAGGACGCAGACAACACCACctttgattttggaaatcCTGCTCTTAACCAAAtgtattcattaataagaAGGGACTTGAATGCATTAACAAATCGGATGGACCGAAAATTTAGTGGTGTGGACCGAAAATTTAGGGGTATGGACCGAAAATTCAGTGAAATGAAAAGACTCATTATGAGCCAAGAAAACCGATCACAAAATAAGCTTTTGGCATCTGGAGGTGACACGGACTCCCCAAATGCTTACCTTCCTATTTGTAATGATCGTGGACAACACCCTACTGATTGTGGTCTCGAACCATTAACGTCGCTTGatcaaattaatagaaTGAATGGAATATTAACTGATCAGTATTTAAGCTTTTATCATCTAGGCACCACTCGTCTAGTTTCAGAAAAAAAAGCCAGATTAATGGAATATATCGGAATTCATGAAAGAATTGTCGTAAATTCAGTACGTGGTGCACCACCGGTCTGA
- a CDS encoding DEHA2A08228p (no similarity): MDDLLNQKNQDIVLLAPGNSVNLEVPTINIDTNQENNGINESNVEEANVYLSRLKLNNAPGEEQRQGEIYLTKLKQQAAENKIGTNLHHQRLRDSTIEVRENVDHINQYLFLDENGQPQDADNATFDFGNPALNQMYSLIRRDLNAQTNRMDREFRGMDRKFRGMDREFSELKRLVRSERNRSKNKLLASGDNTDSPNAYLPICNDRGQHPTDCGLEPLTSLDQINRMNGILTDQYLSFYHLGTTRLVSEKKARLMEYIGIHERIVVNSVRGAPPV; this comes from the coding sequence ATGGATGACTTattgaatcaaaaaaaCCAGGATATTGTTTTACTCGCTCCAGGAAATTCTGTTAATCTAGAGGTTCCCACTATCAACATTGATACGAACCAAGAGAATAATGgtattaatgaatcaaatgtCGAAGAGGCAAATGTTTATCTCTCACGGTTGAAACTCAATAATGCGCCTGGGGAAGAACAACGTCAAGGAGAAATATACTTAACAAAGTTGAAGCAGCAGGCTGCGGAGAACAAAATCGGGACTAATCTACACCATCAAAGGTTAAGGGATTCTACAATTGAAGTGAGAGAGAATGTTGACCATATTAATCAGTATCTTTTCCTTGATGAAAATGGACAACCACAGGACGCAGACAACGCCACctttgattttggaaatcCTGCTCTTAACCAAAtgtattcattaataagaAGGGACTTGAACGCACAAACAAATCGGATGGACCGAGAATTCAGGGGTATGGACCGAAAATTCAGGGGTATGGACCGAGAATTCAGTGAATTGAAAAGACTCGTTAGGAGTGAACGGAACCGGTCAAAGAATAAGCTATTGGCATCTGGAGATAACACGGACTCCCCAAATGCTTACCTTCCTATTTGTAATGATCGTGGACAACACCCTACTGATTGTGGTCTCGAACCATTAACGTCGCTTGatcaaattaatagaaTGAATGGAATATTAACTGATCAGTATTTAAGCTTTTATCATCTAGGCACCACTCGTCTAGTTTCAGAAAAAAAAGCCAGATTAATGGAATATATCGGAATTCATGAAAGAATTGTCGTAAATTCAGTACGTGGTGCACCACCGGTCTGA
- a CDS encoding DEHA2A08250p (no similarity), translating to MFSTLDASSFSELNNIKIDPTEDENRVKHRQIQMKNIVSGSRVRSKTGCICCRRRK from the coding sequence ATGTTTTCCACGCTAGATGCAAGTTCGTTTAgtgaattaaataatataaaaatagATCCCACGGAAGATGAGAATCGGGTGAAACACCGgcaaattcaaatgaagaatattgttAGTGGATCCAGAGTTAGATCAAAAACTGGATGCATATGCTGCCGCCGAAGAAAGTAA
- a CDS encoding DEHA2A08272p (similar to uniprot|P26370 Saccharomyces cerevisiae YDL170W UGA3), which yields MKAKKTNKLTGMKAPEVDNMTNNINEAKKGKIIDAVDTTNFPIQTDTNLSPFFKAVLGSPGELSPMQLGEIEDIPSSVMSYNETNDIDFSEFSNILLSPSSTFSLYLDEPGLRLLEYFENKVAKILCISPESSNYFLKTFVSVAMTEESIMHALAAWGGVFSEGASSELVNYHMSQATILIHERHLANSKLNKHGYYVAVCYYLIAIGIEICSGDVSKWYKHFNACTELLRSYGGLAKFLKDFNYSNNVKWLIASFQFHDIMSSVTLSSGTSCSMKNYNNLFKNYNLLDIGDYGIDPYQGCIQPIYLILGEIMNSYVELKEERKKLKASILHLSLEDSNSSEIDGLMQQRIEHYNIVSTRYDELLNKVQLARPNEKQIASIMNNKEELDLHLTLFELYRLTCQMYLLLYIKQTQPSSSEVQMLLLTSFAYISTLVESPMTASLSMSLLICGISCCNHSDRNYIRTKFTKIYDKYKAGNVRRVWDIVEESWRRNPDGNICIDWVEICEQYGWKLPVC from the coding sequence ATGAAAGCCAAGAAGACGAACAAACTCACTGGTATGAAAGCTCCTGAAGTTGATAACATGaccaataatataaatgaagcAAAGAAAGGTAAGATAATAGATGCTGTGGACACCACGAACTTTCCGATACAGACAGATACGAATTTGTCACCTTTCTTCAAAGCAGTATTGGGGTCACCTGGAGAATTAAGTCCAATGCAGCTAGGCGAAATAGAAGATATCCCCAGCAGTGTAATGTCATATAATGAAACGAATGATATTGACTTTTCTGAATTTTCGAATATATTACTTTCACCTTCATCCACATTCAGTTTGTATTTAGATGAGCCAGGGTTGCGTCTTTTGGAATACTTTGAAAACAAGGTGGCGAAGATTTTATGTATAAGTCCAGAATCTTCCAActattttttgaaaactttTGTGTCTGTTGCTATGACTGAAGAGTCTATAATGCATGCTTTGGCAGCATGGGGAGGGGTGTTTTCAGAGGGGGCATCTAGTGAATTGGTCAACTATCATATGTCGCAAGCGACTATATTAATACATGAAAGGCATTTGGCCAATtctaaattgaataagcATGGATATTACGTAGCCGTTTGCTATTATTTAATAGCAATAGGTATCGAGATATGTTCTGGTGATGTATCTAAGTGGTACAAGCATTTTAATGCATGCACAGAATTACTCAGGTCATATGGAGGGTTGGCAAAATTCCTAAAAGATTTTAACTATTCTAATAATGTGAAATGGTTAATTGcaagttttcaatttcatgaTATTATGTCTTCAGTTACTCTTTCAAGTGGAACTTCTTGCTctatgaagaattataataacttattcaaaaattataatttacttGACATAGGTGATTATGGTATTGATCCTTACCAAGGATGCATTCAGCCcatatatttaatactAGGTGAAATTATGAATTCCTACGTTGAACTAAAAGAAGAACGAAAAAAACTCAAGGCCAGTATTCTACACTTATCTCTTGAAGACTCTAACTCTTCTGAAATTGACGGCCTTATGCAACAACGAATTGAACATTATAATATTGTGAGTACTCGATATGATGAGTTGCTAAACAAGGTTCAGCTTGCACGCCCTAATGAAAAACAAATAGCactgataatgaataacAAAGAGGAATTGGACTTACATttaacattatttgaattataccGACTCACCTGTCAAATGTATTTGCTACTCTACATAAAACAAACTCAACCTTCATCCAGTGAAGTTCAAATGTTACTATTGACTTCATTTGCTTATATTAGTACTTTAGTAGAATCCCCTATGACGGCCTCGCTATCAATGCTGCTTTTAATATGTGGTATATCATGTTGCAACCACTCGGACAGAAATTATATTAGGACGAAATTTACTAAAATCTATGATAAGTATAAGGCAGGAAATGTGAGAAGAGTTTGGGATATCGTTGAAGAAAGCTGGCGTAGAAATCCAGATGGTAATATCTGTATTGATTGGGTTGAAATTTGTGAACAATACGGCTGGAAATTACCAGTTTGTTAA
- a CDS encoding DEHA2A08294p (weakly similar to CA2824|IPF17888 Candida albicans IPF17888), giving the protein MSLPPYEASIGNEGYPDDVKKFGPSDDVKSPDPPAYNQEIGLPENPNLIQRGIIFCNMNMTTDVLTFTSEDAVAKYKSFKKVPADSDNFKHVLDLQQQGIGMPLMEAQFTIMPSFGNGKFVTIYKFIAPPPGSGRLFDKKIDKYKFCSVRKKIGPHYSRYTFKISPNADNPSETFEFSTFFHNKLPIADVTKYGGSDKRYRWVHSEYHPILSNFTYSLYSLDEHQTSMIDNMDAQSQKLDKKNPLVNNSFGQLFKFPSRRIKENYLSSVKFGELIHLKEKFIISSFQETAKLLLHIERSTQPINLESTNSVSVHELIIICMSYVFKRREEIRIERRRAARRSGG; this is encoded by the coding sequence ATGTCTCTCCCTCCATATGAAGCATCGATAGGCAATGAAGGTTATCCAGATGACGTAAAAAAGTTTGGTCCCTCAGATGATGTCAAAAGTCCTGATCCCCCAGCATATAACCAAGAAATTGGATTGCCAGAGAATCCCAACCTTATTCAAAGAGGAATTATATTCTGCAATATGAACATGACTACAGATGTATTAACATTTACTTCTGAAGATGCAGTTGCTAAATACAAGTCATTCAAGAAGGTTCCAGCGGATTCTGATAATTTTAAGCATGTGTTGGATCTACAGCAACAAGGTATCGGGATGCCGTTGATGGAAGCACAATTCACGATAATGCCTAGCTTTGGAAATGGTAAGTTTGTTAccatatataaattcattgCTCCGCCACCAGGCTCAGGTAGATTGTTTGataagaaaattgataaatataagtTCTGCAGTGTTCGTAAAAAGATTGGCCCGCATTACTCCAGATATACGTTCAAAATTCTGCCCAACGCTGATAATCCGTCAGAAACGTTCGAATTTTCGACTTTCTTTCATAATAAATTGCCAATTGCAGATGTTACTAAATATGGCGGCAGTGATAAGAGATATAGGTGGGTACATTCGGAATATCACCCGATTTTGCTGAATTTCACTTATTCTTTGTATTCTTTAGATGAGCATCAAACTTCCATGATCGACAATATGGATGCCCAGAGCCAGAAGTTGGACAAGAAGAATCCTTTGGTAAATAATTCGTTTGGtcaattattcaagttcCCCTCAAGAAGGATCAAAGAGAACTATTTATCGCTGGTGAAATTCGGTGAATTAATccatttgaaagaaaaattcataatttcttcatttcaAGAAACTGCTAAACTTTTACTacatattgaaagaagTACACAACCTATAAATCTTGAAAGCACTAATTCTGTGAGTGTTCACGAACTAATCATTATATGTATGTCATATGTTTTTAAAAGACgtgaagaaattagaatcgaaagaagaagagcaGCGAGAAGGAGTGGTGGCTAA
- a CDS encoding DEHA2A08316p (weakly similar to CA2824|IPF17888 Candida albicans IPF17888), protein MSLPPYESSKGNEGYLDDVKKSGPPDDVKSSGLPAYDLEYGLPEGPNFIRREFIFCNMHWTTDTLAFTSSDSVTKYKSFKKVPADSDNFKHVSNLQQQGIGMPLMEAVFSWTHSFGNGKFATIYKYLPPSPGSGRLFDKKRDRYKFCSVRKKAGPHYSRYTFTISPKPENPSETFEFSIFFHSKLPIADVTKCENSDQRYRWVHSEYHALMSNFTYSLYALDEHQTSMIDNIDAGSQKLDKKNPLVYSSLGQLFKFESTTIKDEYLSSVKSGELIHLKEKIMITSYQETAKLLLHIERNSHSTDLESVNSVELHELINMCMSFVIKRREELRIESAIATVSSA, encoded by the coding sequence ATGTCTCTTCCTCCTTATGAGTCATCGAAAGGTAATGAAGGTTATCTAGATGATGTCAAAAAGTCTGGGCCCCCAGATGATGTCAAAAGTTCTGGTCTTCCGGCATATGACCTAGAATATGGATTGCCAGAAGGTCCTAACTTTATTCGAAgagaatttattttttgcaatatgCATTGGACCACAGATACACTCGCATTCACTTCTAGTGATTCAGTTACTAAATACAAGTCGTTCAAGAAGGTTCCAGCGGATTCTGATAATTTTAAGCATGTACTGAATCTACAGCAACAAGGTATAGGGATGCCTTTGATGGAAGCAGTATTCAGTTGGACGCATAGCTTTGGAAATGGTAAATTTGCTAccatatataaatatttgccTCCGCTGCCAGGATCGGGTAGGTTATTTGATAAGAAACGTGATAGATATAAGTTCTGCAGTGTTCGTAAAAAGGCTGGTCCTCATTATTCGCGATACACATTTACGATTCTGCCTAAACCTGAAAACCCATCAGAGACGTTCGAATTTTCGATTTTCTTCCATAGTAAATTGCCTATTGCAGACGTTACTAAATGTGAAAACAGTGATCAGAGATACAGATGGGTGCATTCTGAATATCATGCCCTTATGCTGAACTTTACCTATTCTTTGTATGCTTTAGATGAGCATCAAACTTCCATGATCGACAATATAGATGCCGGGAGCCAGAAATTGGACAAAAAAAATCCTTTGGTATACAGTTCTCTTGGTCAATTGTTTAAATTTGAATCGACAACGATTAaagatgaatatttatctCTGGTGAAATCCGGTGAATTAATCCATTTGAAGGAAAAAATTATGATCACCTCATATCAAGAAACTGCTAAACTTTTATTACATATTGAGAGAAACTCACATTCTACAGACCTTGAAAGTGTTAACTCTGTGGAATTACACGAATTAATCAATATGTGTATGTCTTTTGTTATAAAAAGACGTGAAGAACTTAGAATAGAATCTGCAATAGCAACCGTAAGCAGTGCTTAA
- a CDS encoding DEHA2A08338p (no similarity), whose amino-acid sequence MKDKAIQEKKLILFVNLEHLLNIWFCFMGRMILQTLRVFPSKKKGNFSYCNYVYLYHQYFRFCHALGCSTGDSGRGSCRFGGNNFTSLSVLGYASGPVLWGPLSDVRRKVFLSLSSFFYLRI is encoded by the coding sequence ATGAAAGACAAAGCCATTCAGGAGAAGAAGTTGATACTTTTTGTAAATTTGGAgcatttattgaatatatggTTCTGTTTTATGGGTCGGATGATCCTACAAACCCTCAGAGTTTTTCcttcaaaaaaaaaaggcAATTTTAGCTATTGCAATTATGTCTACTTGTATCACCAGTATTTTCGATTCTGCCACGCTCTCGGATGCAGTACTGGTGATTCTGGAAGAGGATCATGTAGGTTTGGAGGCAATAACTTTACATCATTATCTGTTTTAGGCTACGCATCCGGCCCAGTATTATGGGGTCCACTTTCAGACGTTAGAAGGAAAGTATTCCTTAGTTTATCAAGTTTCTTCTATTTGCGAATATGA
- a CDS encoding DEHA2A08360p (no similarity) — MVTVKNGGLGHNCWFSTSRGETRAEHWFNIRQESEEGIWSSGRVGEEKKEWWYCAGCLISVASGYFATKQMVVGSGRRVEMFIILK, encoded by the coding sequence ATGGTTACCGTGAAAAACGGTGGTTTGGGGCACAATTGCTGGTTTAGTACACTGAGAGGCGAAACAAGGGCAGAACACTGGTTCAACATACGGCAGGAGTCAGAGGAAGGCATTTGGAGTTCTGGGCGAGTCGGGGAAGAGAAAAAGGAATGGTGGTACTGTGCAGGATGCTTAATTTCGGTGGCATCAGGCTATTTTGCAACTAAACAAATGGTTGTTGGGAGCGGGAGAAGAGTTGAAATGTTCATAATTTTAAAGTGA